A window of the Candidatus Poribacteria bacterium genome harbors these coding sequences:
- a CDS encoding type II toxin-antitoxin system HicB family antitoxin: MKYKGYSAHIEYSEEDRCLVGHIAGITDIVGFHADTVPELQKAFEDAVEDYLETCERLNKPPQKPYSGNLRLQIPPDIHVAIARAAEASGKDLDQWATETFTHAVSGASSVQSKT, translated from the coding sequence ATGAAATATAAGGGTTATAGCGCACATATTGAGTATAGTGAAGAAGATAGATGTCTTGTTGGGCATATTGCGGGAATTACCGACATCGTCGGGTTTCATGCGGATACTGTTCCTGAACTTCAAAAGGCTTTTGAAGATGCCGTAGAGGATTATCTAGAAACGTGCGAGCGACTGAATAAACCACCGCAAAAGCCGTATTCTGGAAATCTGAGGTTGCAGATTCCTCCCGACATCCATGTAGCCATCGCAAGGGCTGCTGAAGCCAGTGGAAAGGATCTTGACCAATGGGCAACGGAAACATTCACACACGCTGTTAGTGGTGCGTCGTCTGTTCAATCAAAGACCTGA
- a CDS encoding type II toxin-antitoxin system HicA family toxin, translating into MNKRHERTLNAIFGTPVPKTLKWRQIESLFVACGTKSIEGRGSRVRFELNGVTATFHRPHNQKEARAYQVKDARRFLEEAGISS; encoded by the coding sequence ATGAACAAACGACATGAAAGAACTTTAAATGCTATTTTCGGAACCCCAGTTCCAAAAACGTTGAAGTGGCGGCAGATAGAATCCCTCTTCGTAGCGTGTGGGACAAAATCCATTGAGGGAAGAGGATCGCGGGTGAGATTTGAATTGAATGGCGTTACCGCAACATTTCACCGGCCTCACAATCAAAAAGAGGCGCGTGCTTACCAAGTCAAGGACGCTCGGCGTTTTCTGGAGGAGGCAGGAATAAGTTCATGA